One region of Haladaptatus cibarius D43 genomic DNA includes:
- a CDS encoding formyltetrahydrofolate deformylase: MSSRELTEITVVGNDDTGLVARVTTLLFERGINIEDVDQAVRDAIFRMTMLVETSEMAVDEHQLRRDLSALGDDLGVDVRVRFPSERDTRQVAVLVTKESHCLQRLLSARGDLDAEIGVVIGNHDELESIAERHGIPFYDVGDDNGSHDEEQLLSVLDDHDIDLLVLARFMRILSPEVVFRYEGRIINIHPSLLPAFPGAKAYRQAKEAGVRVAGVTAHYVTTDLDQGPIVTQRVFNVPDDVTVDEMRERGQPLEADALLEAVRLHLNDDVSIRRGRTELGDSEQSYSLGMPTELDEVTPDRPVDGDAVGDLVADSVAESDD; this comes from the coding sequence ATGAGTTCCCGCGAACTGACCGAAATTACCGTCGTCGGCAACGACGACACCGGACTCGTCGCCCGAGTGACGACCCTCCTCTTCGAGCGCGGAATCAACATCGAGGACGTTGACCAAGCGGTTCGTGACGCCATCTTTCGGATGACGATGCTCGTCGAAACGAGCGAGATGGCGGTTGACGAGCATCAACTTCGTCGTGACCTTTCGGCCCTCGGCGACGATTTGGGCGTAGACGTTCGGGTGCGGTTTCCGTCGGAGCGCGACACCCGGCAGGTCGCCGTCCTCGTCACGAAGGAATCGCACTGTCTGCAACGACTGCTCTCCGCCCGCGGCGACTTAGACGCCGAAATCGGCGTCGTCATCGGTAACCACGACGAACTCGAATCGATTGCCGAACGACACGGTATCCCGTTCTACGACGTTGGCGACGACAATGGGAGCCACGACGAGGAACAACTGCTCTCCGTACTGGACGACCACGACATCGACCTGCTCGTCCTCGCGCGATTCATGCGAATCCTGAGTCCGGAAGTCGTCTTCCGGTACGAGGGTCGCATCATCAACATCCACCCGAGCCTGCTCCCCGCCTTCCCCGGCGCGAAAGCCTACCGGCAGGCAAAGGAGGCGGGCGTCCGCGTGGCCGGCGTCACCGCCCACTACGTAACGACCGATTTAGACCAAGGCCCAATCGTCACCCAGCGCGTGTTCAACGTCCCCGACGACGTAACTGTTGACGAGATGCGCGAACGAGGCCAACCACTCGAAGCAGACGCACTGCTCGAAGCAGTGCGTCTGCACCTCAACGACGACGTGTCGATTCGACGCGGGCGCACGGAACTCGGCGATTCCGAGCAGTCGTACAGTCTCGGCATGCCGACGGAACTCGATGAAGTAACTCCTGATAGGCCGGTGGATGGCGATGCTGTCGGTGATTTGGTCGCAGATTCCGTCGCCGAGTCGGACGACTAA
- a CDS encoding diacylglycerol/lipid kinase family protein, which yields MDADEAGTAGDLAATDDMEYERVVVLNPVSGNGDHAEEVRELAAEHGFTILETREEDDAIEFAEQAAENGAEMVAAAGGDGTLNEVVRGLVSADALDSVTFGVIPAGTGNNFAENIGVTSIEHAFEVLEHGERRRVDLGTANDRDFINSCVGGLTADASVETDSEQKERLGILAYVVNTLQLMADFDGVPLTVKASSEGEVSWSGDAVFVLVGNGRRFPAKGRTQANMEDGLLNITIIEEMPAPNLVGEALLQRLFGTESDNVTHLHAPTVEIDIHRNQPVQFSLDGEMGEWDDLTLGVLPRALELPVGSAYEPIPGDQTDDGSGF from the coding sequence TACGAGCGTGTCGTCGTGTTGAATCCCGTCAGTGGCAACGGCGACCACGCCGAGGAAGTCCGCGAACTCGCCGCAGAGCACGGCTTTACGATTCTCGAAACGCGCGAGGAAGACGATGCCATCGAGTTCGCAGAACAGGCCGCCGAAAACGGGGCGGAGATGGTCGCGGCGGCGGGCGGCGACGGAACGCTGAACGAAGTCGTCCGCGGCCTCGTCTCGGCGGACGCGCTGGATTCGGTCACGTTCGGCGTGATTCCCGCCGGAACCGGCAACAACTTCGCCGAAAACATCGGCGTGACGAGCATCGAACACGCCTTTGAGGTGCTTGAACACGGCGAACGGAGACGAGTCGACCTCGGAACGGCGAACGACCGAGATTTCATCAACTCCTGCGTCGGCGGCCTTACCGCCGACGCGAGCGTCGAAACCGACTCCGAGCAGAAAGAACGCCTCGGAATCCTCGCTTACGTCGTGAACACACTTCAGTTGATGGCCGATTTCGACGGCGTTCCGCTGACGGTCAAAGCCTCTTCCGAAGGCGAAGTGTCGTGGTCGGGCGACGCTGTCTTCGTTCTCGTTGGAAACGGACGGCGATTCCCCGCGAAGGGGCGCACGCAGGCCAACATGGAAGACGGCCTGCTCAACATCACCATCATTGAGGAGATGCCCGCGCCGAATCTCGTCGGAGAAGCCCTCCTCCAGCGCCTGTTCGGTACGGAGTCGGACAACGTGACGCACCTCCACGCGCCGACGGTGGAAATCGACATCCACCGCAACCAACCCGTTCAGTTCAGCCTCGACGGCGAGATGGGCGAGTGGGACGACCTAACCCTGGGCGTGCTGCCGCGCGCGCTGGAACTTCCAGTTGGATCGGCATACGAACCGATTCCGGGCGACCAGACGGACGACGGGAGCGGGTTTTAG